GCAGTCGCCAGATGGCGCGCCGGCCTGCGGGGTCGATGCCGGTCGTCGGCTCGTCGAGGACGAGCAGGTCGGGGTCGTTGACCAGCGCGGTCCCGACGCAGACCCGGCGCTTTTGGCCGCCCGAGAGGTTCTCGTACCAGGTGTCGGCGGCCCCGGCGAGCCCCACGTCCTCGAGGACCGATTCGACCGATCGGCCCGCGTCGTAGAGGCCGCCGAAGTAGTCGAGCAACTCGCGGGCGGTGAGCCGTGCGGGCGGGTCGAACGACTGGGGGAGCGACCCGATCCGGGAGCGCTCGACCTGGCGGGGCGATTCGCCGAACACGCGAACCTCGCCCTCGGCGTCGGTCGTGCCGAGCAGGGCGCGAACGAGCGTCGTCTTTCCGGCGCCGTTCGGGCCGACGAGGGCGAACACCTCGCCCTCGTCGACGGCGAGCGAGACGCCGTCCACGGCGGTGGTGTCGCCGTAGCTCCGGCGGACGTCCTCGGCGACGACGGCTGCTGTCATTGTCGGACCGGGGACCGGTACGGCCCTAAGGGATTCGATCCGCGACGCTCAGACGTGCTCGCGCACTCGGCGCACGATCTCGTCCACGTCGAAGGCGTCCGCCTGTTTTTCGTACACCTGCTCGCCGTCGACGGTGACCCTGAAGACGCCGTTCGAACCCGTCCGGAGCGTCACGGCGTCGAGTTGCTCACCGAAGGTCGTCAACAGGACGTGCTGGACGTCTTCGGCGCGATCCAGGAAGCCGCAGGGGACGCAGTACTCGATCTCGACTTCGGTCATGCGCGCCGGTACGGGCCCGGCCCGAAAAAGCGTTCGTCACCGCCCGAACGGCCGCCAGTACAGCAGGCCGACCGTGACGACGAATACGACCGTCGAGAGCGCGTATGACTGGCTGTAGACCGCGGTGGCGACGGCGCTCCCGCTCCCGAGGACGCCGGTCGCGAGCGAGGCCAGCACTGGCCACGAACAGCTGACACAGGAGAGCAGGCCCAGGACACCGGTCACCGCCGAGCCAGCCGCGTCGAGTACCGTCGCGTACACGAGGTAGGTGAGCGCGGCGTACCCGACCAGTTTGAACGGCATGAGCGCGAACGCGATCCGCTCGCCGCTGTAGAGCAGCGCGGGGCCCCACCCCGGCGGCAGGCCGAGGATCGACAGCCGCAGGCTCGACTCCCCGATCCCGGCCGCCGGGCCGACCAGCCCGCCAGCGTACGCGAGGATGCCGAAGTAGCCGACGGCGAGTCCGGTCGCGAGCCAGCGGTCGCGAGCGTCGGCGGCTCTGGGAGTCGTTTTGACGATCGCCAGGAGCCCGACGTTGATCCACACCATCGGGTAGAGCCAGTACTGGAGCGACCAGATGCTCGTCAGCGTGGTGTCGCCGACCAGCCAGTAGAGGCCGAGCAGGAGCAGTTCCGCGTTGACGACCATGGCGGCGATCAGGACCGTCTCGGTGTCCGGTCGGAGGCGATCGCCCCATCTCGACCGCCGTGTGTCGGTACTCATACGACGATCGCGTCGACCACGATGGCCAGGAGGACGGCCCCGAGGTAGGCGTTCGACGCGTGGAACGCCCGGAAGGCCGCGGACTCGTCGCGCTCGCGGTGGAGCCGGACGACGGCCCAGAGGAAGACCGCGCCGAGCGCCGTCGTCGTGGCGGCGTAGAGCCAGCCCAGGTCCGTCAGGGCAGCGAGGCCGGCCGCGGCCAGCAGCGTCGTCCCCAGCCACAGCATGATGTGTTTGCGCGTGGTCGCCTCACCGCGGACGACGGGCATCATCGGGAACCCGCCGCGGGCGTAGTCGTCCTTGTACGCGAGCGCGAGGTTGTAGAAGTGCGCGGGCGTCCAGACGAAGATGAGGCCGGCCAGTGCGAGCGCTGGCAGTCCGATCCGCCCCGTCACTGCGGTCCAGCCGATCAGGGCCGGGAGCGCACCGGCCGCGCCGCCGATCACGGTGTTCTGGACCGTGTTGGGCTTGAGCACGACCGTGTAGATCACGCTGTAGAACAGGATGGCCGCGAGGCCGAGCGCGGCGGCGAGCGGGTTGATCTGCAGGAACACGGCCACGGAGGCGGCCGCGAGCAGCAGGCCGAACGCGACGGCGTTCCGGACGGGCAACTGGTGGGTCGCGACCGGTCGGTCGCTCGTCCGATCCATTCTCTTGTCCTTGTCGCGCTCGATGACGTGGTTGAAGGTGCCGCTCGCGCCGATGGCGAGGACGCCCCCGCTCAGCGTCAATACGACCGTGCGCACGGTCAGGGCGGGACCGGCCGCGAGGGCCATCCCCGCCGAGGCGACGAGACAGAGCAACCACATCAGCCGGGGTTTCATCAACCGGAAGTAGGCCCCCGCGACGTGTCTCGCACGCGCGAGCGGGGACGATGGCATCGGTGGCTGCTCGGTGACCTCCGGATCGGGCTCCGGTGCCGGGGTCGGATCGACCGACCCTGCGGCCGGTTCCTCGGCGTCTCGGGGTTCGAGGTGCCAGGCGAGACCGAGCGTCAGCGCCCCGAAGATGCCCATGCCGGCCAGCAGGTGCGTCGTCGGGAACGGCGCGGCGGCGCCGGTCGCGGCCACCTGCGCACCCAGAGCGATCTGGACGGGAAAGAGTACGAGCGCCAGCGCGAGCGTCGCCTTGACGCGGCGGGAGACGCTCGCGCTCTGCAGTCCGATCACGGTGGTCGCGACGACGAGCAGCCCGACGAGGAGCGCGGCGAGTCGATGGCCCCAGGCCACGAGGAGCGCGGGCTCGGATAGCGTCGGTGGACGGTGACACACCGGCCACGCCGAACAGGCGCTGGCGGCGTCGGCGATGGCCGCCGTCGCGCCGACGACCACCAGCAGGTAGACGCCGACGGCCGATCCGGCCAACAGCGTGGCGAAACGGGGGCGAGAACGGCGCTGGAACGCGGCTGTTCCTCTCACTAGCGGAAACCTTGGCGTGACCGCACTTATGCCCCCCGCTTTGGGTCGGACCGAACGAATTCGGCTCCCGACCTAAGGGGTCGGAAACCAGCACACGCGGGCCGTTCCCGAGCGAAGACAGCAGCTATTTATGGCCCAGATTCTAACCCCCGCGTAATGATAAACCGCAAGCGCGTCGGGGCGTTGGCGCTTTTCGGTGCCGCGCTGGTGCTGATGGCGGTCGAGCCCGCGGCCGCCCAGTCGACGGACTCGTCGACGACCGAGGCAGCGATCTGGGGGCTGAACAACAACCTGATCTACGTGGCGGTTCCGATCACGGTCCTCGTCGAGGGGATCCTGATCTACACCGTCTGGAAGTTCCGGAAATCGGACGAGGCCCAGCCGACCCAGGAGAACCGCCGACTCGAGATCACCTGGACCGTCGCGACGGCGATCATCCTGCTGTTCGTCGGCGTCGCCTCCTACCAGGTGCTCGGCAACCCCTACGTCAGCGCCTCCTCGCAGGCCGAACTCGACGGGGGCGCACCCGAAGAGATCGAAGTGTACGGGCAGAAGTACAACTGGCAGTTCGTCTACCGGAACGTCAGCGTCGACGACGCCAGCGCGACCGACGTGACGCTCTCGAACGTCACCATCACGGGGACGAGCGTCCAGAATACCACCGGAGAGGGAATCGAGGTGACCGGCGGCACCGTCACCAGTGCCTCCGGGGGCGCACTGGACAGTGCGACCCTCGTCAACGGGACCGTGACCGGCGCCGAGAACCAGACGGGCAACGACGTCACCTTCCAGGACGTGACCGTGACCGGCGCCGCCGTCGAGGGCGCGAGCATCGACGACGCGACCGTCGATACCACGACCACGATGGTCATGCCGGCGGAACAGAACGTCCGCATGAACGTCACGGCTCGCGACTGGCTGCACGCGTTCCACGTCCCTGGACTGGGCCTCAAGACGGACGCGCTGCCCGGTCAGTCCAACTACATCACGACGAAAGCCACCGAGACGGGCGAGTACCAGCTCTACTGCGCGGAGTACTGCGGGACCGGTCACTCCGGCATGCTCGGGAGCGTGGACGTCGTCGAGGATTCGGAGTACGACGACTGGCTGGCGTCGCAGTGGTTCAGCGCACAGGAGTAACGCAGACGGCTCTTTTCGGTTCGTTGCAGGTCACCAGTGACGAGACCGACGAGCCCGCAGGAGGAGCGACTAGTCGCCAGTCGCGGCGTCCGCGCCCTC
Above is a genomic segment from Halorientalis sp. LT38 containing:
- a CDS encoding ABC transporter ATP-binding protein produces the protein MTAAVVAEDVRRSYGDTTAVDGVSLAVDEGEVFALVGPNGAGKTTLVRALLGTTDAEGEVRVFGESPRQVERSRIGSLPQSFDPPARLTARELLDYFGGLYDAGRSVESVLEDVGLAGAADTWYENLSGGQKRRVCVGTALVNDPDLLVLDEPTTGIDPAGRRAIWRLLEDLAAGGTTVLLTTHYMAEAERLADRVGLLADGELIACDSPAALIDAHGGDSRLVIDTDADPAVTNDLGYPAELAEGQLTVYDVPPEEIGGVVAVLDAAGATYDAITWTEPDLEDVYLDLTGEAVTASGDTVAAGETPLADGGRVPDDFGDRMGDSR
- a CDS encoding SelT/SelW/SelH family protein, producing the protein MTEVEIEYCVPCGFLDRAEDVQHVLLTTFGEQLDAVTLRTGSNGVFRVTVDGEQVYEKQADAFDVDEIVRRVREHV
- the cyoE gene encoding heme o synthase → MRGTAAFQRRSRPRFATLLAGSAVGVYLLVVVGATAAIADAASACSAWPVCHRPPTLSEPALLVAWGHRLAALLVGLLVVATTVIGLQSASVSRRVKATLALALVLFPVQIALGAQVAATGAAAPFPTTHLLAGMGIFGALTLGLAWHLEPRDAEEPAAGSVDPTPAPEPDPEVTEQPPMPSSPLARARHVAGAYFRLMKPRLMWLLCLVASAGMALAAGPALTVRTVVLTLSGGVLAIGASGTFNHVIERDKDKRMDRTSDRPVATHQLPVRNAVAFGLLLAAASVAVFLQINPLAAALGLAAILFYSVIYTVVLKPNTVQNTVIGGAAGALPALIGWTAVTGRIGLPALALAGLIFVWTPAHFYNLALAYKDDYARGGFPMMPVVRGEATTRKHIMLWLGTTLLAAAGLAALTDLGWLYAATTTALGAVFLWAVVRLHRERDESAAFRAFHASNAYLGAVLLAIVVDAIVV
- a CDS encoding DUF7546 family protein; the encoded protein is MSTDTRRSRWGDRLRPDTETVLIAAMVVNAELLLLGLYWLVGDTTLTSIWSLQYWLYPMVWINVGLLAIVKTTPRAADARDRWLATGLAVGYFGILAYAGGLVGPAAGIGESSLRLSILGLPPGWGPALLYSGERIAFALMPFKLVGYAALTYLVYATVLDAAGSAVTGVLGLLSCVSCSWPVLASLATGVLGSGSAVATAVYSQSYALSTVVFVVTVGLLYWRPFGR
- the coxB gene encoding cytochrome c oxidase subunit II — translated: MAVEPAAAQSTDSSTTEAAIWGLNNNLIYVAVPITVLVEGILIYTVWKFRKSDEAQPTQENRRLEITWTVATAIILLFVGVASYQVLGNPYVSASSQAELDGGAPEEIEVYGQKYNWQFVYRNVSVDDASATDVTLSNVTITGTSVQNTTGEGIEVTGGTVTSASGGALDSATLVNGTVTGAENQTGNDVTFQDVTVTGAAVEGASIDDATVDTTTTMVMPAEQNVRMNVTARDWLHAFHVPGLGLKTDALPGQSNYITTKATETGEYQLYCAEYCGTGHSGMLGSVDVVEDSEYDDWLASQWFSAQE